Part of the Chlamydiota bacterium genome, AAATTATGGCGCTGATATTTTAAGATTATGGGTTTCCTCGACTGATTTTTTTCAGGACATTCGAATTTCAGAAGCCATTTTGCGTCAAATTGCTGATACTTATCGAAAAATGAGAAATACCTTTCGATATTTATTAGGAAATTTATTTGACTATGACTCAAGGCAGCATCAAGTTAATTCTGATGAATTAAGCGAACTGGATCAATGGGTTTTAAGCCGCCTTTTTAATGTTCATGAGAAAGTCAGTCATGCTTATCAAAAATATGAATTTTGCAAAATTTATCATTTGATCGATCAATTCTGTATCATTGAACTGAGCGCTTTTTATTTTGACATTCTTAAAGATAGCCTCTATACTTTGCCGCCTAAATCAAAGAAACGAAAGGCTGCTCAATCGGTTCTCTTTGAAATTTTAAGGGTACTGAATGGCTTGCTCAGTCCCATTCTTGTTGTAAGTATGGAAGAAATTTGGCAGTCCGATGGTTTGTTAGGTGGACCCAACTCAAGCGTTCATCTAACAAACTGGCCAACGGTTGATCAAAAGTGGTATGATGAATTACTCGAAAAAAAATGGGAATTTATTCAAGAAATTCGGTCTGAAGTCCTCAAAGTTTTAGAGGACCAACGTAAGTCTAAAGTCATTGGAAGTTCGCTTGAGGCTCAAGTAGAGCTTGTGACAGATCGGGAAGATATTCTAGGCTGTTTTGAAAATTCCAACCTCGATCTTAAGGCTATTTTTATTGTTTCCCAAGCAAGTCTCAAGGGAATGATGGAACCTTGGCCTCAAGATTATCATTTAACGGGGATGAAAAGGTTAGGGATTAAAGTCAGTCGAGCCTCAGGCGAAAAATGCCAACGATGTTGGAATTATGCTGTCACTGTAGGTGAAAGTGAGGCGCATCCACTCATTTGTCACCGGTGCATTGAATCTGTCAGCGAGCATCTTAGAGGTTCAAAATGATTTTATGCGAAGGGGAAAAATATGTCAAAGAGTAAACCTGTAAAAGATAAATTAAAAAAATCCGTCATTCAAGAATACAAGAAAGTTCTCCTGAATGAGCTCGAAAGATTAACAAAAAATATTGACCATCTTAAAAGCGATCATCTTCAAAAATCTCAGAAGGATAGTACGGGAGAACTCTCGGGCTATTCAATTCATATTGCCGATATGAGTGGGGATGATTATGATCGAGGTGTTGCCTTGGGGATTTTTACTCAGGAACAGGAAATTCTTTATTTAATCCAGGAAGCCCTTAAACGGATCGATGATGGAACTTTTGGTATCTGCGAAGTTTGTGAAAAACCTATTTCTTCGAAGCGACTTGATGCAGTTCCTTATGCCACCTTATGCCTTCCATGCCAGACCGAACAGGAAAAAAAGAAAAAATCTTAAAATTGATATTCAGTTTTCTTGTTCTAATTATTTTCTTTATCGATCAGTGTTCAAAACACTTCATCGATGGGAATTTTTACCCTGGGACTTTCAAAGTCATTATTCCAAATTTTTTCAACATAACCCTCGCCCACAACTCAGGAAGTGCATTTGGCGCATTTCCCCATGCTAAGATTTTTCTTCTCATTATCAACCTTCTTTCAGTTATGATTTTAATGATTCTATATTGCAAAATTGCTCCCCTTAAATGGATGAAGAAAATTTCATTAAGTTTAATTCTAGGAGGAGCTTTTGGAAATTTGTTTGATCGAATTTTTCGAGGATATGTTGTAGATTTTTTTGATGTTTATATCCAATCGTATCACTGGTATACATTTAATGTTGCGGACAGTGCCATTACGGTAGGCGCTGTTTTTTTTGCTGTGTCTTTTTTGAAAGAGGAATATAAAAAAATAATATGAAATCCATTCTTTTTAAATTAGGCACAATAACCCTTTATTCCTATGGGGCTATGATGGCACTGGGTTTTTTTTTGGGAGTCATTGTCCTGAGACTTCGCTCCCAGAAAATGGGTATTCCACGTCAAAAAAGTTATGACCTTGGAATAGGAATGATGATAGGCGGGTTAATGGGAGCTCGTGTTTTCTACGTAGCTACTCACTGGCATACCTATTTTCATCATCCCTTAGAGATCATCATGATTCAAAAAGGGGGTCTTGCCTTTTATGGGGGCTTAATGGGAGGAATTCTAGCCATTAAAATTTTTTCTTATACTCAAAATTTTCCATTTCTAAAAATTGCAGATCTTGTGATTATTGCACTCGTGCCCGCTCATGCCATTGGACGCATAGGATGTTTTATGAATGGATGCTGTTTTGGTAGACCCACAAAAATGCCTTGGGCGGTCAACTTTCCACAAGGGAGTCTTCCAGCTCTTCATTATGGGCCTCATCATCTCATCCATCCGGTTCAACTTTATGAAGCATGGCTGCTGACATTTCTTTTTTGGTTTCTCTTATGGATCGATCAAAGAAAAACATTTGAAGGAGAAACTTTTATTTTTTATCTTATGCTCTATCCTGTTCTTCGATTTTCAATGGAATTTTTTAGAGGGGATAATCCTTTGATAGGAGCTTTAAGCATCTTCCAGTGGATGAGTCTTGGAACAGCAGGATTCGCACTCATTTATTTTTATCGATCGAAACGAGATGTCAGAAGAAATCATTAAGCATTTCAAAGTTGACCCCATTGATTCTGGAAAACGACTTGATTTATATCTGGTCGAAAAACTTCCTAAATTTTCTCGAACTCAAATTCAAGGAGCGATTAGAGAAAAAAAAGTAACCATCGATGGTGTCCCACGCAAGTCCCATACCTTCCTACATCCTGGACAATCCATCAAAATTCATATTCCTGTTCCAAAAATCATTCGCCTTCTTCCTGAAAATATTCCTTTAGAAGTCCTTTATGAGGATGAGAATATTCTTGTCATCAACAAGCAACCCGGTCTGGTGGTTCATCCTGCGCCTGGACATTTGGAGCACACTTTAGTAAATGCCATTCTCCACCATTGTCAAACCCTTGCAAAAACAGATAATCCGCTTAGGCCTGGGATTGTCCATCGATTAGACAAAGACACTTCGGGATGTTTATTGATTGCAAAACAAGAAGGAGGTTTAAGAAAACTCGGGGCCCAATTTGAAAAAAGAAAAGTCATGAAGCAATATCTTGCCCTTGTTTGGGGAGTCCTCAAAGGAGTCAAAGGGGAACTGCTCTTAGGGATTAGCCGCCATCCGACCGATCGAAAAAAAATGGCGGTGACTTTAACAGGTAAACAGGCTCATACCACTTTTGAAGTTGTTGAAAAATTTAAAAGGGCGACACTGATACGTGTCGTGCTTAAAACAGGTCGAACGCATCAAATTCGTGTTCATATGGCCCATTTGGGACACCCTGTTCTTGGAGATTCGGATTATGGAAAGAAAGGTCTGGAAGTTGCAAAAGAGTTAGGAATCACACGTCAGATGCTACACGCCGCTTTTTTGGAGATCATTCATCCTGAAAACAATCAACCCATTTCGTTTTCAGCGCCCATTCCCCAAGACATGAATGAAGCGATTCTGAAATTAAGAGCAGAAATCTAAACAACAATTCTCGATAGAACGAGATGACATTTTAATCCTTCACTTCGAGCTCCGGCATTCACTTTGAGAGAATCCACATGAATCATTGCTTGAGAATTTTTAAGCTCAAAAAGAAATTTTCCCAATCCCATTTGCTGAGCTTCAAACTCGATTTCGAGATAAACCTTTTTAATGGAATGATTATCTTGAGTCGATAAGGGTTTCATGTCAACCACTCGAACATCAGACTTTCGACTGAGGGCTTCGATTTCCGCCAAAAATCTTGATATTTCCTCCTGACTACTTCCCTCAACTTTTACAATTCCAACATATTGATTATAAGTATGTTCAATATGATCTTTGCTGTTAAAAATTTTTACATATTTCGCATAAATTAGACTTTGTTTTTGAATTTCTCCTCGAAGTGTTCGAAGTTTAGAAAAAAGAGGATCCAATACCATAAAATAAAGCGCCATTAAAACAATGATTAAACCTGCAAAAAGTGCTAGTTTCTTTTCGCGAATGCTTAATTTGTTAAGCATTTTCTGGCTCCTTCAAGTAACCATGAGATTTTGCTAGAATACATGCTAAGTGAAATTCGGCCGTCTCTTCTCTTTGTTCTGTTACCTGACGTGCATAACGCGTCTCAATTTTTTGAAAAAGAGGATTCTTTTGCAAAAGACTGGTGAGCTCAAAAACCTTTGCAAGGGTAGGGGCATAACCCCGTAAGGAAATTTTACTTCCATCATAAGTAATGGTTTTAAGATAAATTCCTTCTGTCATGTTTTGAAGGAGTGAAAGAATGAGATCCAGGCAATCTCCTCTATGTTCAATATGTTCTTTAAATAGAAGAATTTTTCCTCTTAAAACCTCGAGTTGACTTGCCGCAGGTTCTAGGGTCCTCGTTTTAGTTTTTAAACCATTCAAAAAATTTCTTTCTAGCCTGAGCTCATTCATGAAGACCCAGCAAAGGATTAAAAGGGCACTTCCGAGCAGAATAAACAACTTTCGTAATTCAATTTTATAAATAATGTTTTCAAATGATTTTCGAATATCGGACGGAAGAAGATCAAAAGGGGAGTCAGGTTTAGAACTCGCCAGCGCTAGCAAATGCGCCCAAGAAACCTGAGGAGAAAGATTCTCATCTTGAAGAATTTTTGCTTTTAAGGGGGTCTCGAAAGAACGCGTCTCAAACCCTAAGCGTTCCTTTAAATGGGTTTTTAATAAGGGTACTGTTTCAGTTCCCCCCGTTAATAGAACAGGAATTTTTTCTTTTTCCTCTTCATGATCAACCGGAAAAAGGGCAAAAGAGGCTTCGACCTCCCCCACAAAATCTGAAAGAGCTTCTGGTTTTGAAACCAGATCTTTAGTTCCTAGAGGAATACTTCTTGAAAAGTGAATTTTCCCCTCTTTTAAAAAAAGAATATTCGTTTGATGATAGTCCACTTCAAGAATTGCAGTCGGCTCTTTTATTTCAGGAAGGAGAGCATTCAAGGATTCTGAACCCATCCAAATATGCTGCGGGTGAATATTTGCCTTTGATAAAATAGAAATCAAATGCTCAATCGCTTTACGATGAATGACGGCCAGACGCACTAAGCTGGACTCGTTGGGAAGGGAACTTAAAAGTTCATAATCAAAAACAATTTCTGACCTGGGATGAGGAACAAGACGGGTGACCTGAAATTCAACCATCGAATTCATCTCTTCACGTTGAATGGATGGAAGAGCTAAATTTTTGACGGTGACCAAATTTCGGGGGAGCCCCAAAACAAAATCAAAATTTTTTCCTTTAAATTTTTTAATAACTTTTCGAATTTCCGCTGCAATCTCTTCATCCGACAAGCCTTTAATGGGGTGGAGGAAAGCCAATTCTAGATCTTTTTCCTCCCTTGAGCGAGCAATAATGATTTTGAGCAGCTCTTGATCAAGATAGATTGCGCAAAAAAACTTATTTTTCCAACCACCGCCGAATCTTGACATAATCTCCTTGAACATGCTCAACGATCGCAATCACCTTACGCCCCGATCGAAGACTCGCCAAAGGCATCCCGGTTGCCTCCACTCTAAAAAACTTAGATTTCACGCCTAAAAGTCCCTTCGAAACAAGATTGATAATTTGAGAAGTCTCCATAGAACTCAGAGGTTCAGCTTCAAAAAGAATACGGGCAATCGATCCTTCATCCTTAAAGGATCCATCATCCTCTGTCCCGGGAAGCTCATCCGGACCGTGACGAAATTCCATAAATTTTTCAATGAGGCTATCATCTAAACCGATCATTTCAAGAACCTCCCGAGAAGCTGTATTAACATTGACCTTTCCATCCCCATAAATGGTTACAAAATCGGCCCATTTTTCTAAGAGCTTGGGTGTTATATTTTTAATCAGGAGAAGCTCTGAGATATCCTCCATAGGACCATCTTTTGCTGGATAGGGAATATCTAAATCCTGATAATAATCCTTTTCAGCCCCCTTACGTTCAGGAGTTGGGTTGACATCTCGCCAATCAATGATCGCATCAACAATTTCTTCTGTGCTATCAGGTAATTCAAGCAAAACTTGCTTGGGTGCTGTATTAAGATTAATCTTTCTTTCTTCGTCGATTATACCAAAATAAGTTTGAAGTCCCAAATCCAAATCAATCTCGCTATAAGATAAACTAAATTTACCGTTTCCAACCATTTTTTCTTTAAACATGGAAGGAGAATTGGACCAACCTTGAGAAAGGGACTCATAGGAATCAAGATCTCGTGTGGCAAGTGCAAGCATGGCCCAATGAACTCCTGCTTCGGCAAGATATCGTCCAACCACTTGATCCATGCGATATCGAAGAACCTTTACCCGCAGCATGGTATAAAACGAGAGACTCGAGGCCATGAGGGTAAGAAGGGTAAGAATCCAAAGAGACAAAATCAAGATAGAACCTTGATTGCTATTCTTCTTCATGATCCTCATTTCCTTTTTCAGAAATCTCAGGCAATTCTCCTCCTGGTAAAACCACTGTTCTCACTAAAGGCTGACTCGAAAGGGCATGAATGATCATCACCCGAGGAACCACCTTTGGATTATTCCACTGAGATTTTGTAATTATTTTTTCTTCATGGGTGTCCCAATACCCATATTCAAAAGAAAGTGTTTTGAATACAGTCGTTAAGAGCTTGCCCGGGGGAGGGTCTTCCAAAAAAGATTTTTCAATAGGATATTCACTTAAATAAAGCCCCTTTTTTTGAGAGCCTTCATTCTCCTTTAAAAAGGAATAATGAACTTTGACCATCCGAAGCGAGGTCGAAGGGGGACTTTCTTCAATCAATCTCCTTAAGCCGCAAAAATAGATCTCATCTGCTTTTCCCATAAATTGAACCCATTGATGTATAAACGCATTTCGGATATCTTGGGTCATTTTATCAAGGATCAGTCGCTCTTCACTGAAGCGATCCTGTTCCATTTGAGAGCGTTTCCAGAGATGAACGCCTTGTGCCAAAATTGAATAAAGAACAACACCGACCACCGAGAATAAAGACACGGCCAGCAATAGCTCAATGAGGGTGAGTCCCTTGCGAATTCGTTCCCTACCGAGATGCCGAAGCATTATTTTCATCCTTTTCTTCTGTGTCTTCTTTTTTCTTAACGAGAATGGTGTCGAGCGAAAGGCCATGAACCATTCCTTTTGCCGCTTTTACTTCTAAAGAAACATTAAAATATTCCACCGTTTCCTCTTTTTCTTCACTTTCCATTTGAACATTATTCTTATGAATTTTTCTAATATGAGCCTGCCATGAGAAATCCGAATAAGGTTTATCAAATTTCTCTGAAGTTTCTCCTTCATCCAAATGAGGCTCAGCCTCGAGAAGAGACATTTTTTCCTCAGCCAGGGGAAGGAGAGCCAAATAATCTTTGGTCAACCGATCGACTTTAGCTGAATAGGCAAAGGCACGAATGGCTGCACTCACGGCAACGCTTAAAATAACCACGGATAAAAGAGCTTCAATGAGAAGCAGTCCTTGACTGTGTAAATTTCTTTTTTTTCTCATAGAAAATCTATTTACAATTGATAATGGATAATTGAGAATTGACAATAAAGGTAGAATAAATTAATTCATAAATTATCCATTTTCAATTTTTAATTATCAATTTCGTTTATTTTTCCTGCGGCAGAAATCTCTAAATTAAAATGATCTGATTGAGCATTTTCAAAACGCACCTCTATGCGCGTTGCAGATCCATCAGGATAAAAGTAAATTTCTCGCTCATAAGCCATAACCTTACAACCTTGAGGAATGATTTGAACTCGTCCTAAATTTCCATCGGAAGGTCCAAAAGGTTCCTCACCTCCCTCCATTTCTTTTAAAAGGGCAAAAGAGGGAGGATTTTCAAGAAAAACCATTTTGTAAGTTTTTGATTCTAGCATCGCTAATTCATGAGCTGTTTGGGCCAGACGTGAAAATTTATCTTTAAGGGTCATTAAACGAAACTGATCATAGGTAGATCTAAATCGGGGAACAGCCAAAGCAGCCAGAACAGCAATAATCAGGGTGACAATTAAAAGCTCAATCAGGGTGAAGCCTGATGGGAACGAAAAATGTCTTGTCTCATGAGAAACCATAGTATTTTTCTGTATATAAAAACGAACTAATTCAAAATCCAAAAATCAAAATGCAAAATGACATACTAAAATTCAAAATTTCTAATGCTATTGCAGGGGACACATTTTAAGTTTTACATTGTCATTTTGATTTTTAATATTTGATTTTTGGATTTTTAAGCTCCATGCCAATTAGAAATATCATCCTGAGTTCCTTCAGTGGCATCAGGCCCATTGGATGAAAGATCAAATCCCGAAGTATTATGCTCGCCGGGACATTTGTAAACATAGGGATGAGCCCAAGGATCTTTTGGAGTTTTCTTAAGATAAGGACCATTCCAATTAGACGCCCCTCCTGATGGTTTTTCAACAAGTCCCGCCAAACCCTGATCGGTGGTTGGATAAGCGCCGTTGTCTAATTCAAAAAGATCCAACGCTACACTTAAATTTGATTCAATATCAGCCCGAGTCGCTGTAATTTTTGCCTCTTGCGATCTTCCGACCAAACGGGGAACAGCCATAGCAGCCAAAATGCCAATGATTAAAATAACCAACATGATTTCAATTAATGTAAAGCCTGATGAATATTTTTTTTGCTTTTTATTTTGTGTCATCTCTTTCTCCATTTTTTTCTCACAACTCACGACTCACCCCTCACAACAGTTTTTAAAATCATCGAATCAAAAAATTAATTTGGAAAATGGGTAAAAGAATTGCAAAGGCCATCATTCCTACAATGCCTCCAATCACGAGAATCATGACAGGTTCTAAAAGGGAAGTGGCCAATTTCACATCTCGATCTAAAGCCCTTTCATAAGATTCTGCAATTCGTTTAAGCGCCTTGTCTAATTGACCACTCTCTTCACCAATGACAAGCATATTGATCAAATTAGATGGTAAAAATTTGCTTTTCTTTAAACGCTCCCTCATTCGTTCCCCGCGGCTAACCCCTAAACGAAGCGCGTGGATTTCTTCCCGAAAAATAATATTTCCAATGGTATCATGAACAATCTCCAGGGATTGAACAAAAGAAAGACCGTTCGATAAAAGCATATAAAGGGTGCGAGCAAATCGTGCAATTTCAGTATCACGATGAATCACACCCAAAAATGGTATTTTAATTTTCACTTGATCCCAAAAAATATGACCCTCTCGCTTTGCCCGATGCATTCTAAATCCTGCGACGAGAAGAGCTATCATCAAGGCAAGAACCCACCAATAAAAAATCATCCCGTGACTCACTGAAATGAGCGCCTGAGTTAAAAAGGGGAGATTTTGTCCCATGTCTTCGAATATTCCAGCCATTCTGGGAATGACCACGGTCAAAAGAACCCCAATGACAAAAAGTCCAACTGAACAGACGAATACAGGGTAAGCCAAAGCCGCCTTGACTTTTGAGCGAATCTCTTCCTGGGCTTCAGCAAAATCTGACAAGCGCATCAAAACTTGATCTAAAGCACCACTGGCTTCGCCTGATTTTACGAGATTGACAAAAAAGGGCGAGAAAATAGATGGAAAAACCTTTAGGGCATCAGAGAATTTCTGACCTCCGCGTACTGAAGCTATTAAAAAACCCAACATTTCTTTAAAGGTTTTACCGTAAACTCCTTCTTGAACCAATTCTAGAGCTTTAAGCAAGGTCACTCCCGAAGAGATGAGATCATAAAGTTGTTGAATAAACTGTGATATTTCTTTCTTCTTAATTTTAAGAGATTTTACCTTTTGTACAGGCCCATTCACTTCAATTTCCTTCTCAATATGAATAGGGAATAAGCCCTGTTTTTGCAAATGAGATACAACCCGATCTTCACTCTCTGTCTCAAGTACGCCGGTGACTGTCCCTTCACCGACTCCTTTTGCGACATATTTAAATTTTGGCATATAAAAAAGCTAACCCCCCAGATACCTTTTCCTTATCCAGTTTCATCCTGACTGACGCGAATCACTTCTTCAGGACTGGTCAAACCCAATTTAATTTTTTCCCACCCTTCTTGACGCAAGGTTCTCATCCCTTTTGACATGGCCATGGCTTTAATCTTATGGGAGGGAGCCTTTTTGACAATTAAGTCACGAATATCATCATCCAAAACTAAAAACTCATAGATAGCCGTTCGTCCCTTATACCCTGTAAATTTACATTTCTCGCATCCATTGCCGTCATAAATATCCGTTGAGAGGGCCTCTTCACCCATCTCAAGACGCAAAAGATCTTCCCGAGTCGCCTTAATTTTATGCTTACAGCTTTGGCAAATGAGGCGTACTAATCTTTGTGCAATAATACATTCAACAGAGGAGGCGGCCAAATAAGGTTCGACCCCCATATCAATTAAACGCGTGATGGCCCCTGAAGCATCATTGGTATGCAAAGTACTAAAAACAAGATGTCCTGTAAGAGCGACCCGAATCGTAATTTCAGCCGTTTCAAAATCACGAACCTCTCCCACCATCATTATATTGGGATCATGACGTAACATCGATCTCAAGCCCCGAGCAAAGGTAAGATCAATCTTCGGATGAACTTGAATTTGTGTAATGCCTTTCATTAAATATTCAACAGGGTCTTCAATGGTAATAATCTTTTTTTCATCATGATTCAGCCTAGAAAGACAGGCGTAAAGGGTCGTGGTTTTTCCGCTTCCCGTAGGCCCCGTAACAAAAATAATTCCATGAGGTTTTCGAATCATTTTTTCTAATGTCAATAAATCTTGAGAAAGGAGGCCTAAATTTTCAATATCCAAGAGAGTGGTCTGACTCGAAAGCAGGCGTATGTTGACGCTCTCACCATAAGGAGTCGGCAGAATCGAGACTCTCAAATCTAATTCCTCCTCATTCATTTTGACTTTAATTCTTCCATCTTGGGGGAGTCTGCGTTCAGCAATATCCAAATTAGCCATAATTTTAATTCGAGAAACAATGGAGGCATGAAAGTGCCGAATGGTGGGGGGCATGGATGCCCGATAAAGAACACCGTCAATCCGGTAACGAATTCTTAAATCATCGTCAAAGGGTTCAATATGAATATCTGTTGCACGATCTTTATAGGCTTCAAATAAAATCTGATTAACAAATTTAATAATGGAGGCATCTTCTCGTCCTTCTCCTTCTGAAATTTCCTCGGTTCGAATGGTTGGAGTTTCAATTTCAATAAAAGTGTTTGACTCATTAATCATTCTTTCAACGGTCTCGGCCCCAATCCCATAATATTTCTTTAACGCATCATGGATATCTTTCTCGCCCGCAAGCACAGGCTTCACATCACATTCAAGGGCCAATTTAATCTCATCGATCAACTCTAAATTTAAGGGATCATTCATGGCAATTAAAAGCTTACCGTTATCTAAAGAAACGGGGAGAAACTGATAGTGATGGGCAAATTTAGCAGCAACCTTTCCAATGATTTCTCGATCAATCGTCCGATGGGATAAGCGCTCACAGGGAATTTTTAAGAATTTTGAAAGAGGAGGCAGAATTTGGCTTTCGGAAAGAACTCCAAGCTTCACGATGACGCGATCTAAACGCTCATTCATTTTTGTGGCTTCTCGATGAGCGATGCGCAATTTTTCCTCATCGACAGCCTTCTCATCCAAAAGAAACTTTTCAAATGATTCGTTGTTAAAGCGAGCCATGAGGAATATCCTTTATTTATTTTTAATTATACAAGTTTTTTTACTGGGATTGAAAATTATTTTTCTTTTAGCTTGCTCGCCCTTTAAATCCCTCTTACAATGGACCCATTTTTAAGGAGGCATTGTGAAACAACGAAAAGCGCTTGTAACGGGAATCACGGGACAGGATGGATCTTACTTGGCAGAATTTCTTTTAAAAAAAGATTATAAGGTTTATGGTTTAATTCGTCGCAGCAGTACTCCTTCGATTGACCGAATTAAACATATCGACGACGACATTGAACTCGTTTCTGGAGATTTGATCGATCAAAACTCTCTCAATGCTATCTTAAGAGAGACGGATCCGGACGAAGTTTATAATTTGGCGGCACAATCTTTTGTTCCGACTTCATGGCAACAACCTCTTTTAACAGGAGAGGTCACAGCCCTCGGAGCTCTAAGAATTCTTGAAGCCGTTCGAATGACCCATCCGAAAATTCGGTTTTATCAAGCATCCTCAAGCGAAATGTTTGGACATGCCCAAGAGATTCCTCAAACTGAAAGAACTCCGTTTTACCCCAGAAGTCCCTATGGAGTCGCCAAACTTTATGCCCACTGGATTACCATTAACTATAGAGAAAGCTATAACCTTTTTGCATGTTCAGGCATTCTCTTTAATCATGAATCTCCAAGGAGAGGTCTTGAATTTGTCACAAGGAAAATCAGTTATGGCGTTGCTCTGATTAAGCGCCAAATCACACGAGAACTGCGTTTGGGGAATCTTGAGGCTAAACGAGACTGGGGGT contains:
- a CDS encoding type II/IV secretion system protein, with amino-acid sequence MARFNNESFEKFLLDEKAVDEEKLRIAHREATKMNERLDRVIVKLGVLSESQILPPLSKFLKIPCERLSHRTIDREIIGKVAAKFAHHYQFLPVSLDNGKLLIAMNDPLNLELIDEIKLALECDVKPVLAGEKDIHDALKKYYGIGAETVERMINESNTFIEIETPTIRTEEISEGEGREDASIIKFVNQILFEAYKDRATDIHIEPFDDDLRIRYRIDGVLYRASMPPTIRHFHASIVSRIKIMANLDIAERRLPQDGRIKVKMNEEELDLRVSILPTPYGESVNIRLLSSQTTLLDIENLGLLSQDLLTLEKMIRKPHGIIFVTGPTGSGKTTTLYACLSRLNHDEKKIITIEDPVEYLMKGITQIQVHPKIDLTFARGLRSMLRHDPNIMMVGEVRDFETAEITIRVALTGHLVFSTLHTNDASGAITRLIDMGVEPYLAASSVECIIAQRLVRLICQSCKHKIKATREDLLRLEMGEEALSTDIYDGNGCEKCKFTGYKGRTAIYEFLVLDDDIRDLIVKKAPSHKIKAMAMSKGMRTLRQEGWEKIKLGLTSPEEVIRVSQDETG
- the gmd gene encoding GDP-mannose 4,6-dehydratase encodes the protein MKQRKALVTGITGQDGSYLAEFLLKKDYKVYGLIRRSSTPSIDRIKHIDDDIELVSGDLIDQNSLNAILRETDPDEVYNLAAQSFVPTSWQQPLLTGEVTALGALRILEAVRMTHPKIRFYQASSSEMFGHAQEIPQTERTPFYPRSPYGVAKLYAHWITINYRESYNLFACSGILFNHESPRRGLEFVTRKISYGVALIKRQITRELRLGNLEAKRDWGFAGDYVEAMWLMLQQKEPKDYVVSTDKNHSVKEFVEIAFRHAGLDWKNHVVIDPKYIRPAEVDTLLGSSVKARKELGWKPSLNFEGLVKLMVDSDLKLVDQLIQQKEKNLISGVTH